In Rubrivirga marina, the following are encoded in one genomic region:
- a CDS encoding dienelactone hydrolase family protein, producing MRLSPVFAVALLGLGACAGPPEAAPEAGRTEIVPRLTGADSTAAARVVAEVEGLDPDLFEAGTFSAPAGPTIRYRLLAPPEVEPGETYPLVVVFHGAGEIGTDNLAHLDRFPKTWARPEVRQRFPSFVLAPQMPERSAIYNGPAETAGRYSRPGPPLHTALALIDSLRQSLPVDGSRIYAVGFSMGASTTWNALALRPDLFAAAVPIAGVPPALTEAERVTRTPLWVVHGTADTANPIGPDRAMVERLHSEPGAEVRFWEVDGLWHAVPPRLLAGTDLMEWLFAHRR from the coding sequence ATGCGTCTCTCCCCCGTCTTCGCGGTCGCCCTCCTCGGCCTCGGCGCCTGCGCCGGCCCACCCGAGGCGGCGCCCGAGGCGGGCCGGACCGAGATCGTCCCCCGGCTGACGGGCGCCGACAGCACCGCGGCGGCCCGCGTCGTCGCCGAGGTCGAGGGACTCGACCCCGACCTGTTCGAGGCCGGCACGTTCTCGGCCCCTGCCGGGCCGACGATCCGGTACCGACTGCTCGCACCGCCCGAGGTGGAGCCCGGCGAGACCTACCCGCTGGTCGTCGTCTTCCACGGCGCGGGCGAGATTGGAACGGACAACCTCGCCCACCTCGACCGCTTTCCGAAGACGTGGGCCCGGCCCGAAGTCCGCCAGCGCTTTCCGTCGTTTGTCCTCGCGCCCCAGATGCCCGAACGGTCGGCGATCTACAACGGCCCGGCCGAGACGGCCGGCCGCTACTCCCGCCCGGGCCCGCCGCTCCACACGGCGCTCGCGCTCATCGACAGCCTCCGCCAATCGCTGCCGGTCGACGGCTCGCGGATCTACGCCGTCGGCTTCTCGATGGGCGCCTCGACGACGTGGAACGCGCTCGCGCTCCGGCCCGACCTGTTCGCCGCCGCCGTCCCCATCGCGGGCGTCCCCCCGGCGCTTACCGAGGCGGAGCGGGTCACCCGGACGCCGCTCTGGGTCGTCCACGGCACGGCCGACACGGCCAACCCCATCGGGCCGGACCGGGCGATGGTCGAGCGCCTCCACTCCGAGCCCGGCGCCGAGGTCCGGTTCTGGGAGGTCGACGGCCTGTGGCACGCCGTCCCGCCGCGTCTGCTGGCCGGCACCGACCTCATGGAGTGGCTCTTCGCGCACCGGCGATGA
- a CDS encoding L,D-transpeptidase, whose translation MRLLPLLLAAVVVAVPTSAQRAYDQAVLASLLEREGRVPSQPIEYRRYRIEHESGNSVLARHDLYDELGDGNRDLGRARLTIGQILGQPDVTTLRIGESIVLPARPADFDLSPLAYAPFPSEWPGAAEIERAVVVDLTTQTWAAYGNGRLRRWGPASTGKASTPTPTGRYTMNWREMDRESTEAPPGETWRMRYVMNIYAVRGIHLHQYNVVPSGPPEGHGCVRMVEADARWLWDWTGGDTTAPGTVVIVQGTTPTETPVRFVEGPSGPERVMVSLPPDPMAVPRGDR comes from the coding sequence GTGCGTCTGCTTCCTCTCCTCCTCGCCGCGGTCGTCGTCGCTGTGCCCACCAGCGCGCAGCGGGCCTACGACCAGGCCGTGCTCGCCTCCCTCCTCGAGCGCGAGGGGCGCGTCCCGTCCCAGCCGATCGAGTACCGGCGGTACCGGATCGAACACGAGTCCGGCAACTCGGTCCTCGCCCGGCACGACCTCTACGACGAGCTCGGCGACGGCAACCGCGACCTCGGCCGCGCCCGGCTCACGATCGGGCAGATCCTCGGCCAGCCCGACGTCACGACGCTCCGGATCGGCGAGTCGATCGTGCTGCCCGCCCGCCCGGCCGACTTCGACCTCTCGCCGCTGGCCTACGCGCCCTTCCCGTCGGAGTGGCCCGGCGCCGCCGAGATCGAGCGGGCCGTCGTCGTGGACCTGACGACGCAGACGTGGGCCGCCTACGGGAACGGCCGGCTCCGCCGTTGGGGCCCGGCCTCGACCGGCAAGGCCTCCACGCCGACGCCGACCGGCCGCTACACCATGAACTGGCGCGAGATGGACCGCGAGTCGACCGAGGCCCCGCCCGGCGAGACGTGGCGGATGCGCTACGTCATGAACATCTACGCGGTGCGCGGCATCCACCTCCACCAGTACAACGTGGTCCCGAGCGGGCCGCCCGAGGGCCACGGCTGCGTCCGCATGGTCGAGGCCGACGCCCGGTGGCTCTGGGACTGGACCGGCGGCGACACGACGGCGCCCGGGACCGTCGTCATCGTCCAGGGCACGACGCCGACCGAGACGCCGGTCCGGTTCGTCGAGGGGCCGTCGGGCCCAGAGCGCGTGATGGTCAGCCTCCCGCCCGATCCGATGGCCGTCCCCCGCGGCGACCGGTAG
- a CDS encoding T9SS type A sorting domain-containing protein, producing the protein MRLYHIAAVLAVVLITIPNSTAQPEVRLAPDDLPPNAKFGSALADIELRSCDDTGQCLRSVGVAIGAPGPAEGGGPGTAYLYYRNVSYGTEREDLQVKPVPNPAPTPGDRFGAALVSYSDGILVVGAPGRRAVTVMKFADVAGGSEAESIWPLSDPTPSTTGAFGDGLATGSGFIAVSERGGAGEVHFYDQYCQAVGEPAYATTLTPSDPLDSAFGHSVSLETVYEGTDQGALVLVSATSAGGAGVLYVYTVIRSRPGTSGCPLSAPRVTLTERIVGPPGFGRAAVTHNIGVSELQDFDRLLVGLPDAPGRTEVRTYDGGDWTVADTIETAASEPALSPTFLLTTSFERVYAVVTTPGAPSLRQYRFDLQPDPYEPVEYAAPAPADPSFGAVLAYSSALDFQTLTVGAPNEGSGAVYLYPFQNNPRVAVVAEGNPDDAAFWVGSALPNPSVGSVRFPVRSARSQTINVNVYDMTGRLVTSAASSVPAGQAQVELDLLVPAGAYLVRLSSELGTDGRVITVLGR; encoded by the coding sequence TTGCGCCTCTACCACATCGCCGCCGTCCTAGCCGTTGTCCTCATCACCATACCCAACAGCACCGCCCAACCAGAAGTGCGGCTTGCGCCCGATGACCTCCCCCCCAACGCCAAGTTCGGATCGGCCCTCGCGGACATCGAGCTCCGATCCTGCGACGACACGGGCCAGTGCCTCAGGTCAGTCGGGGTCGCCATCGGAGCTCCTGGTCCGGCGGAGGGGGGCGGACCAGGGACCGCGTACCTGTACTACAGGAATGTGAGCTACGGCACCGAGAGGGAGGATCTCCAAGTGAAACCGGTGCCGAACCCCGCGCCGACTCCGGGCGATCGGTTCGGGGCCGCCCTCGTGTCCTACAGCGATGGGATCCTTGTCGTCGGAGCCCCGGGGCGACGCGCGGTGACCGTAATGAAGTTCGCGGACGTCGCTGGCGGTAGTGAGGCCGAGTCGATCTGGCCGCTGTCCGACCCCACGCCGTCCACAACCGGGGCCTTCGGCGACGGGCTCGCTACGGGCTCGGGGTTCATCGCCGTTTCCGAGCGGGGCGGAGCGGGCGAAGTCCACTTCTACGATCAGTACTGCCAGGCCGTCGGGGAGCCTGCCTACGCGACCACCCTCACACCGAGCGACCCCTTGGACTCTGCCTTCGGTCATTCTGTGAGCCTCGAAACGGTGTATGAGGGGACGGACCAAGGGGCCCTCGTTCTCGTCTCGGCAACGTCGGCCGGCGGGGCCGGAGTCCTCTACGTCTACACCGTGATCCGCTCCCGACCAGGGACGAGCGGCTGCCCACTGAGTGCGCCGCGGGTCACGCTCACGGAACGGATCGTGGGCCCGCCCGGGTTCGGCCGAGCCGCGGTGACCCACAATATCGGCGTCTCAGAGCTTCAGGACTTCGACCGGCTTCTTGTCGGACTCCCCGACGCGCCAGGGCGGACGGAAGTCCGAACATATGACGGCGGCGACTGGACCGTGGCCGACACGATCGAGACGGCCGCATCTGAGCCTGCGCTCTCTCCCACGTTCCTTCTCACGACGTCTTTCGAAAGGGTCTACGCGGTCGTGACGACCCCCGGGGCTCCGTCCCTCCGTCAGTACCGGTTCGATCTCCAGCCCGACCCGTATGAACCGGTCGAGTATGCCGCGCCAGCCCCCGCAGACCCGTCCTTCGGGGCGGTGCTCGCTTATTCCTCTGCACTCGATTTCCAGACACTAACAGTCGGCGCGCCAAATGAGGGATCAGGTGCCGTATACCTGTATCCGTTTCAGAACAATCCACGAGTTGCCGTCGTCGCCGAGGGGAATCCCGACGATGCCGCCTTCTGGGTAGGTTCGGCCTTGCCGAACCCCTCGGTGGGATCGGTCCGGTTCCCTGTGCGCTCGGCGCGCTCTCAGACCATCAATGTCAACGTGTACGACATGACGGGCCGCTTGGTCACATCTGCTGCCTCCTCTGTTCCGGCTGGTCAGGCACAGGTGGAACTCGACCTGCTGGTGCCCGCAGGGGCATACCTTGTGCGGCTCTCATCCGAGTTGGGGACCGACGGGCGCGTGATCACAGTCCTGGGACGGTAG
- the ffh gene encoding signal recognition particle protein, which produces MFDTLSDKLDAALKNVKGEGRINDLNIAETMREVRRALLDADVNYQVAKDFTNKVKAHVTDEKVLQAVNPGQQFVKHVYDELVYLLGDVHVDLNQAKRPPTVILVAGLQGAGKTTFVGKLAHFLKAKGRSPMVAAADVYRPAAVDQLETLAGQVGVPVFAIRGADGVPVKDAVAVAEQAVAEARRMGRDTIIIDTAGRLHVDEAMMDEVVAIKKATEPDEILFVVDAMTGQDAVNTAKAFNDRLDIDGVVLTKLDGDTRGGAALSIRSVVEKPIKFAGTGEKLDALTEFYPDRMAQRILGMGDVVSFVEKAQEQFDAEEAEKLQRKFRTQEFDLQDFYDQLQKIKNMGSLKDLLGMIPGVGKAIKQIDVDDEAFRHIEALIQSMTPVERAQPEIINGSRRRRIAKGAGMEVQDVNALLKQFREMKKLMKTMSKLQGKGRAVDPTQLLAGR; this is translated from the coding sequence ATGTTCGACACCCTGTCCGACAAGCTCGACGCCGCCCTCAAGAATGTGAAGGGCGAGGGTCGGATCAACGACCTCAACATCGCCGAGACGATGCGCGAGGTCCGCCGCGCGCTCCTCGACGCCGACGTCAACTACCAGGTGGCCAAGGACTTCACCAACAAGGTGAAGGCGCACGTCACCGACGAGAAGGTCCTCCAGGCCGTCAACCCCGGCCAACAGTTCGTCAAGCACGTCTACGACGAGCTGGTGTACCTCCTCGGCGACGTCCACGTCGACCTCAACCAGGCCAAGCGCCCGCCGACGGTCATCCTCGTGGCCGGCCTCCAGGGCGCCGGCAAGACGACGTTCGTCGGCAAGTTGGCCCACTTCCTCAAGGCGAAAGGGCGGAGCCCGATGGTCGCCGCCGCCGACGTGTACCGCCCTGCGGCCGTCGACCAGCTCGAGACGCTCGCCGGCCAGGTCGGCGTGCCGGTCTTCGCGATCCGCGGCGCCGACGGGGTCCCCGTCAAGGACGCCGTGGCCGTCGCCGAGCAGGCCGTCGCCGAGGCCCGGCGGATGGGCCGCGACACGATCATCATCGACACGGCCGGCCGGCTCCACGTCGACGAGGCCATGATGGACGAGGTTGTCGCCATCAAGAAGGCGACCGAGCCCGACGAGATCCTGTTCGTCGTCGACGCGATGACGGGCCAGGACGCCGTCAACACGGCGAAGGCCTTCAACGACCGGCTCGACATCGACGGCGTCGTCCTGACGAAGCTCGACGGCGACACGCGCGGCGGGGCCGCCCTCTCCATCCGGAGCGTCGTCGAGAAGCCGATCAAGTTCGCCGGCACCGGCGAGAAGCTCGACGCGCTCACGGAGTTCTACCCCGACCGGATGGCCCAGCGCATCCTCGGGATGGGCGACGTGGTCTCGTTCGTGGAGAAGGCGCAGGAGCAGTTCGACGCCGAGGAGGCCGAGAAGCTGCAGCGGAAGTTCCGGACGCAGGAGTTCGACCTCCAGGACTTCTACGACCAGCTCCAGAAGATCAAGAACATGGGGTCCCTGAAGGACCTCCTGGGCATGATCCCGGGCGTCGGGAAGGCCATCAAGCAGATCGACGTCGACGACGAAGCGTTCCGCCACATCGAGGCGCTCATCCAGTCGATGACGCCGGTCGAGCGGGCCCAGCCCGAGATCATCAACGGCTCCCGGCGTCGCCGCATCGCGAAGGGCGCCGGCATGGAGGTCCAGGACGTCAACGCGCTCCTCAAGCAGTTCCGGGAGATGAAGAAGCTCATGAAGACCATGAGCAAGCTCCAGGGCAAGGGCCGCGCCGTCGACCCCACTCAGTTGCTCGCCGGTCGGTAA
- the rpsP gene encoding 30S ribosomal protein S16 codes for MSVKLRFRRMGRKKLPVFGLVATDSRSPRDGRFIEDLGRYEPVAEPSTVKLDAERIVYWLGEGAQPSHTVRNLLQKEGILLRWALTRQGKEAEEIEAAVAEFKERQAEKGAAKGKKTRAERRAEALAAERKAAQEKAAELEKERQEREAELRRQREEAEAAARAEAEAAREETAAAAADSEALTQAADEPAAADEPAAAEETEAAGQPTDADAGEQAEAQQEAEAEGGDAATAEATAETVAEEAPDTAEEQPAAEEETAEAVADDAGEEVADQTEAGAEQADEVEAAPAEEPTEAASEEPAEETAAEPEAAAEEVATEEAPAEEATEADDLSDVNGIGPKYSEILTSAGITTFAQLAETSVERLQEILTEAGSTTAGNEETWPEQARLLAAGDTEGHAAYVESL; via the coding sequence ATGTCCGTCAAGCTCCGTTTCCGCCGCATGGGCCGCAAGAAGCTGCCCGTGTTCGGCCTCGTCGCCACCGACAGCCGCTCGCCCCGCGACGGCCGCTTCATCGAGGACCTCGGCCGGTACGAGCCGGTCGCCGAGCCGTCCACCGTCAAGCTCGACGCCGAGCGCATCGTGTACTGGCTGGGCGAGGGCGCGCAGCCGTCGCACACCGTCCGCAACCTGCTCCAGAAGGAGGGCATCCTCCTCCGCTGGGCGCTGACGCGGCAGGGCAAGGAGGCCGAGGAGATCGAGGCCGCCGTCGCCGAGTTCAAGGAGCGGCAGGCTGAGAAGGGCGCCGCCAAGGGCAAGAAGACGCGCGCCGAGCGCCGCGCCGAGGCCCTCGCCGCCGAGCGGAAGGCCGCCCAGGAGAAGGCCGCCGAGCTCGAGAAGGAGCGCCAGGAGCGCGAGGCCGAGCTCCGCCGTCAGCGCGAGGAGGCCGAGGCCGCCGCGCGTGCCGAGGCCGAGGCCGCCCGCGAGGAGACGGCCGCCGCCGCCGCCGACAGCGAGGCGCTGACGCAGGCCGCCGACGAGCCGGCCGCCGCCGACGAGCCCGCCGCCGCGGAGGAGACGGAGGCCGCGGGGCAGCCGACCGACGCCGACGCGGGCGAGCAGGCCGAGGCCCAGCAGGAGGCCGAGGCCGAGGGCGGCGACGCCGCCACCGCGGAGGCCACCGCCGAGACGGTCGCCGAGGAGGCGCCCGATACGGCCGAGGAGCAGCCCGCCGCGGAGGAGGAGACCGCCGAGGCCGTCGCCGACGACGCCGGCGAGGAGGTCGCCGACCAGACCGAGGCCGGCGCCGAGCAGGCCGACGAGGTCGAGGCCGCCCCCGCCGAGGAGCCGACCGAGGCCGCCTCGGAGGAGCCGGCGGAGGAGACCGCCGCCGAGCCGGAGGCCGCCGCCGAGGAGGTCGCCACGGAGGAGGCCCCCGCTGAGGAGGCCACCGAGGCCGACGACCTCAGCGACGTCAACGGCATCGGGCCGAAGTACTCCGAGATCCTGACCAGCGCCGGCATCACGACGTTCGCCCAGCTCGCCGAGACGTCGGTCGAGCGGCTCCAGGAGATCCTCACGGAGGCCGGCTCGACGACGGCCGGCAACGAGGAGACCTGGCCCGAGCAGGCCCGCCTCCTCGCCGCCGGCGACACGGAGGGCCACGCGGCCTACGTCGAGTCGCTCTAG
- the rimM gene encoding ribosome maturation factor RimM (Essential for efficient processing of 16S rRNA), protein MDPDRLLLMGRVGRTHGVRGEMKVVPETDDAQRFADLERLFVGESAATARPVAVESVRFQYPKGRTVVLLALEGVDSLEAAEELRNAHLYADPDDLPELVDGEAFLHDLVGLDVIEVDEDGTEADEPFGTVRDLYDGAQLLFAIARPGKPEVLLPDVDEFVVRLDLAARRLYVRLPEGLVEDEEEG, encoded by the coding sequence ATGGATCCGGATCGCCTCCTCCTGATGGGCCGCGTCGGCCGAACGCATGGCGTCCGCGGCGAGATGAAGGTCGTTCCCGAGACCGACGACGCCCAGCGCTTCGCCGACCTCGAGCGGCTGTTCGTCGGCGAGTCCGCCGCGACGGCCCGGCCGGTCGCCGTCGAGAGCGTCCGGTTCCAGTACCCCAAGGGGCGGACCGTCGTCCTGCTGGCGCTCGAGGGCGTCGACTCGCTCGAGGCCGCCGAGGAGCTCCGCAACGCGCACCTCTACGCCGACCCCGACGACCTCCCCGAGCTCGTCGACGGCGAGGCGTTCCTCCACGACCTCGTCGGCCTCGACGTGATCGAGGTGGACGAGGACGGGACCGAGGCGGACGAGCCGTTCGGGACGGTCCGCGACCTGTACGACGGCGCGCAGCTCCTCTTCGCGATCGCCCGCCCGGGCAAGCCCGAGGTCCTGCTCCCTGACGTCGACGAGTTCGTCGTCCGGCTCGACCTCGCCGCTCGCCGCCTCTACGTCCGCCTCCCCGAGGGGCTGGTCGAGGACGAAGAAGAGGGATGA
- the trmD gene encoding tRNA (guanosine(37)-N1)-methyltransferase TrmD: MIRFDLVTALPGLVESPLQHSILKRAQDKGLVEVAVHDLRDWGLGRYRQIDDAPYGGMGGMVLRPEPLFACVEHLQAEHGPYDEVVFLTPDGETLDQPMANELSLRGRLLLLAGHYKNVDQRVRDTLVTREISVGDYVLSGGELPALVLIDAVARLVPGVLGDAGSALSDSFQDGLLDAPSYTRPAVFRDQEVPAVLRSGDHDAILAWREAQRLERTQTRRPDLLKGTGSPGEESP, from the coding sequence ATGATCCGCTTCGACCTCGTGACGGCGCTGCCGGGCCTCGTGGAGAGCCCGCTCCAGCACTCGATCCTCAAGCGGGCGCAGGACAAGGGGCTCGTCGAGGTGGCCGTCCACGACCTCCGCGACTGGGGGCTCGGGCGGTACCGCCAGATCGACGACGCGCCGTACGGCGGGATGGGGGGGATGGTGCTCCGGCCCGAGCCGCTCTTCGCCTGCGTCGAGCACCTGCAGGCCGAGCACGGCCCCTACGACGAGGTCGTGTTTCTCACACCCGACGGCGAGACGCTCGACCAACCGATGGCGAACGAGCTGTCGCTCAGGGGCCGCCTCCTCCTCCTCGCCGGACACTACAAGAACGTCGACCAGCGGGTCCGCGACACGCTCGTGACCCGTGAGATCTCCGTCGGCGATTACGTGCTCTCTGGCGGCGAGCTCCCGGCGCTCGTGCTCATCGACGCCGTGGCCCGGCTCGTGCCGGGCGTCCTCGGCGATGCGGGCTCGGCGCTCTCCGACTCATTCCAGGACGGCCTGCTCGACGCGCCGTCCTACACCCGGCCGGCCGTCTTCCGTGACCAAGAGGTCCCGGCCGTCCTCCGCTCCGGCGACCACGACGCGATCCTCGCCTGGCGCGAGGCGCAGCGGCTGGAGCGGACCCAGACCCGCCGCCCAGACCTCTTGAAGGGGACCGGGTCGCCGGGCGAAGAATCCCCGTAG
- the rplS gene encoding 50S ribosomal protein L19: MATDLMGLVEATQLRDDTPDFAAGDTVRVHVRVIEGDKERIQIFEGVVIGIQNGGTAESFTVRKISNGVGVERIFPFASPRIAKVEVVRYGRVRRAKLYYLRGLRGKAARITERRRS; this comes from the coding sequence ATGGCGACCGACCTCATGGGCCTCGTGGAGGCCACCCAGCTCCGCGACGACACTCCCGACTTCGCCGCGGGCGACACCGTCCGCGTCCACGTCCGCGTGATCGAGGGCGACAAGGAGCGGATCCAGATCTTCGAGGGCGTCGTGATCGGCATCCAGAACGGCGGGACGGCCGAGTCGTTCACGGTCCGGAAGATCTCGAACGGCGTCGGCGTGGAGCGGATCTTCCCGTTCGCCAGCCCACGCATTGCGAAGGTCGAGGTCGTCCGCTACGGTCGCGTCCGCCGCGCGAAGCTGTACTACCTCCGCGGGCTCCGCGGCAAGGCCGCCCGGATCACCGAGCGCCGCCGCTCCTAA
- a CDS encoding MqnA/MqnD/SBP family protein — protein sequence MRLAIWPVPPARALGAALADLVTEVVEIEPFEARAALDEGGVDLALVPTLDVLRGHTGLEVVPGVALAGERSPRRHLVVGSALDAIETVGFDPRDTQEALLTQLVMREHYGTQATFALSDPATPLADVLETNSAALVGYRDPVPEGAFALDPGQEWTDLTLRPYPWALLTALEGTLSVVDAMRIRSAVTEAPVSDALFHDGVGVYQITLDGYVNDGLDQLAEYLFETGTLSEVPPVPFIAIPEVDEDADDDEE from the coding sequence ATGCGCCTCGCCATCTGGCCCGTCCCGCCCGCCCGCGCGCTGGGCGCGGCCCTGGCCGACCTCGTCACCGAGGTGGTCGAGATCGAGCCGTTCGAGGCCCGCGCCGCGCTCGACGAGGGCGGCGTCGACCTCGCGCTCGTCCCGACGCTCGACGTCCTCCGCGGGCATACGGGGCTCGAAGTCGTCCCCGGCGTCGCCCTCGCGGGCGAGCGGAGCCCCCGCCGGCACCTCGTCGTCGGGAGCGCGCTCGACGCCATCGAAACCGTGGGGTTCGACCCGCGCGACACGCAGGAGGCGCTTCTGACGCAGCTCGTGATGCGCGAGCACTACGGGACGCAGGCGACGTTCGCCCTCAGCGACCCGGCCACGCCGCTGGCGGACGTGTTGGAGACGAACTCGGCCGCGCTCGTCGGCTACCGCGACCCGGTCCCGGAAGGCGCCTTCGCGCTCGACCCCGGGCAGGAGTGGACCGACCTCACGCTCCGGCCGTACCCGTGGGCCCTCCTCACGGCACTCGAGGGCACGCTCAGCGTCGTCGACGCGATGCGGATCCGGTCGGCCGTCACCGAGGCGCCCGTTAGCGACGCCCTGTTCCACGACGGCGTCGGGGTGTACCAGATCACGCTCGACGGCTACGTCAACGACGGGCTCGACCAGCTCGCCGAGTACCTCTTCGAGACCGGCACGCTCTCGGAGGTCCCGCCCGTCCCGTTCATCGCCATCCCGGAGGTGGACGAGGACGCGGACGACGACGAGGAGTAG
- the smpB gene encoding SsrA-binding protein SmpB, with the protein MADGTQTIVTNRRARYDYDITDRFEAGLVLTGSEVKSLRNGSAQIVEAFVKVGRDGLDLMNATIPPYEMGGYSNHEPRRPRRLLLHGSEIEKLRKGMEQKGMTIIPVKLYFKNGRAKVEIALGKGKKTVDKRQTIAERESKRRLDRLLKSH; encoded by the coding sequence ATGGCCGACGGCACCCAGACGATCGTCACGAACCGCCGCGCGCGGTACGACTACGACATCACCGACCGGTTCGAGGCCGGCCTCGTGCTGACGGGGTCGGAAGTGAAGTCGCTCCGCAACGGGTCGGCCCAGATCGTCGAGGCGTTTGTGAAGGTGGGCCGTGACGGCCTCGACCTGATGAACGCGACGATCCCGCCGTACGAGATGGGCGGGTACTCAAACCACGAGCCCCGCCGCCCGCGCCGCCTGCTGCTCCACGGGTCCGAGATCGAGAAGCTCCGCAAGGGCATGGAGCAGAAGGGGATGACGATCATCCCGGTCAAGCTGTACTTCAAGAACGGGCGGGCGAAGGTCGAGATCGCTCTCGGCAAGGGGAAGAAGACCGTCGACAAGCGGCAGACGATCGCCGAGCGCGAGTCGAAGCGCCGGCTCGACCGCCTGCTCAAGAGTCACTAG